The following coding sequences lie in one Apium graveolens cultivar Ventura chromosome 3, ASM990537v1, whole genome shotgun sequence genomic window:
- the LOC141714755 gene encoding uncharacterized protein LOC141714755, with amino-acid sequence MDVEGEKWVTLPKYSDRYRKGVEAFVNQAFSRYAVGNELKCPCKKCGNRFWSGAKAIHEHLFCNGPCAHSVEWIYEVSTHEIDRVADEMDINIGVGLGDEFDAMIHNAYGTNDVTDHVGRTGLNDDARKFYRLVKEGGQPLYPECKKISRLSFLVRLYQLKCIHGFSESGFSDLLELIKEVFPHVNLLSSFSAAKGMIKDLGLDYQKIHACPNDCMLFWAENERLENCAKCGTSRWRVVEKKAKARSDANIELASNPKIPAKVMRYFPLNPRLQRMFLSSDFSSSMTWHALSRKKDGRLRHPADGKGWKSMDSKYPEFAAEMRNIRLGLAADELKELWAVGIETYDARLDNTFKLHASLLWTISDFPGYGILSGWSMKGKLTCPSCHYETSSTYLKHSKKVVYLNHRKFLPLDHKWRSDRRRFNGDLEMLSCPDILSGAEVEELLRGYENDFGKPLKRNRGPSDCPWKKKSIFFELPYWSNNMVRHNLDVMHIENICDKILGTLLNIGGKTKDHLNARQDLEEMGIRKDLHPVKCDNKHVEIRASSFDMTKKEKEIFCSVLMNAKLPYGFTSNISRCVKMKERKISGYKSHDAHFILQFLLQFAVVKTLKPEVAIPLMRLGAFFRGVCGKVIELEDVEKLQKEIIEILCELEMIFPPAFFDIMVHLPIHLCKEIEFGGPVHLRWMFEIERYLCKLKSYVQNRSKPEGCSKSGTDTKDSHTDGGYPIGSRRSREGKSIHLDNKTWTNAHRYILFNCENVEIEKLKK; translated from the exons ATGGATGTTGAAGGAGAGAAATGGGTAACACTTCCCAAGTACAGTGATAGATATAGGAAGGGAGTTGAAGCTTTTGTTAACCAAGCATTTTCCCGATATGCCGTAGGAAACGAGCTTAAGTGCCCTTGTAAGAAATGTGGCAATCGTTTTTGGAGTGGTGCTAAGGCTATACACGAACATCTATTCTGTAATGGTCCTTGTGCCCATTCCGTTGAATGGATTTACGAGGTCTCAACCCATGAGATAGATAGGGTTGCTGATGAGATGGATATTAATATAGGTGTAGGTCTTGGAGATGAATTTGATGCTATGATACACAATGCATATGGTACTAATGACGTTACTGACCATGTTGGTAGAACAGGACTAAACGATGATGCAAGGAAATTTTATCGCCTTGTTAAGGAGGGTGGACAACCGTTATATCCCGAGTGCAAAAAAATTAGTCGATTAAGTTTCTTAGTTAGGCTTTATCAACTAAAGTGCATTCATGGATTTAGCGAATCAGGATTTAGTGACTTACTTGAATTGATAAAGGAGGTTTTCCCTCATGTAAATCTTCTGTCTTCTTTTAGTGCGGCAAAGGGTATGATTAAAGACCTAGGACTTGATTACCAAAAGATACATGCATGTCCAAATGACTGCATGCTCTTTTGGGCAGAAAACGAGAGGCTGGAGAATTGTGCTAAGTGTGGAACATCAAGATGGAGAGTAGTTGAAAAGAAGGCGAAGGCCAGGTCTGATGCAAATATAGAACTAGCATCGAATCCTAAAATCCCGGCTAAAGTGATGAGATACTTCCCTTTAAATCCAAGGCTGCAGAGAATGTTCTTGAGCTCTGATTTCTCGAGCTCAATGACATGGCATGCTTTATCACGAAAGAAAGATGGACGGTTAAGGCATCCGGCTGATGGAAAGGGTTGGAAGTCGATGGACAGTAAATATCCTGAATTTGCTGCCGAAATGCGAAATATACGATTGGGTTTAGCGGCAGACG AGTTGAAGGAGTTATGGGCTGTTGGAATAGAAACTTATGATGCCAGGTTAGACAACACGTTTAAGCTACATGCAAGCCTATTATGGACGATAAGTGATTTCCCTGGATATGGGATTTTATCCGGTTGGAGCATGAAAGGAAAGCTGACTTGTCCTTCATGTCACTATGAGACCTCATCGACATATTTGAAACATAGTAAGAAGGTTGTGTATTTAAACCATCGAAAGTTTCTCCCTCTAGATCACAAGTGGAGGTCCGATAGGCGCAGATTTAATGGAGATTTGGAAATGCTATCATGTCCTGATATATTAAGCGGAGCAGAGGTTGAAGAACTATTGCGTGGTTACGAAAATGATTTTGGGAAGCCGCTGAAAAGAAATAGAGGACCATCAGATTGCCCTTGGAAGAAGAAGTCCATTTTTTTCGAGCTACCATATTGGAGCAATAATATGGTTAGGCATAACTTAGATGTTATGCACATTGAGAACATTTGTGACAAGATTTTGGGGACTTTGTTAAATATCGGAGGCAAGACAAAGGACCATCTAAATGCTCGTCAAGATTTGGAAGAAATGGGGATTAGAAAAGACCTTCACCCTGTCAAATGTGATAATAAACATGTTGAAATTAGGGCATCTAGTTTTGATATGACCAAAAAAGAGAAAGAGATCTTCTGTTCAGTTCTAATGAATGCTAAGCTACCATACGGATTTACATCAAATATCAGCCGGTGCGTTAAAATGAAGGAGCGAAAGATATCGGGTTACAAAAGTCATGACGCGCATTTTATTCTGCAATTTCTATTACAATTTGCTGTCGTAAAAACTCTGAAACCTGAGGTAGCAATTCCATTAATGAGGCTGGGAGCATTCTTTAGAGGCGTATGTGGAAAAGTCATTGAATTAGAAGATGTTGAAAAATTGCAGAAGGAAATAATCGAGATACTTTGTGAGCTTGAAATGATTTTTCCACCTGCATTTTTCGATATAATGGTTCACTTACCAATTCATTTGTGCAAGGAAATAGAATTTGGTGGACCGGTGCACTTAAGGTGGATGTTTGAAATTGAACGGTATTTGTGCAAATTGAAGTCATACGTTCAGAATCGGAGTAAACCTGAAGGGTGc TCTAAGAGTGGGACCGATACCAAGGACAGTCATACAGATGGTGGATATCCTATCGGGTCTCGGAGAAGCAGAGAAGGAAAGTCTATACATCTGGACAACAAGACATGGACAAATGCTCATCGGTACATATTATTCAACTGTGAAAACGTGGAAATCGAAAAGCTAAAAAAGTAA